Proteins from a genomic interval of Pecten maximus chromosome 13, xPecMax1.1, whole genome shotgun sequence:
- the LOC117340507 gene encoding paraneoplastic antigen Ma3-like produces MSQGRGAIWHSHRRVPLQGFGENCNLNPFAETFEVRDNSYQALGIGARPKLSNPLSNEGNFREIPTKSVNFEAVEHGNRGTFDNDLHMQDVFGVVDTPLQGQESVGFEWGPIMPSAIQTSTPKVVDNPIGNGNTGKVDEFHKLPDRLPSVGNVTQPFSRQRKQKDPQTYDGSTDFNDYIIHFEQVSNWNHWGNYEKAQQLAMSLRGAAQKILADLTMSQLGNYAQIKDILAERFAPPGRENAYRCQLKNRSYKEKESINSYGLELRRLAALSFPDMSPKAREVNIIDQFIHGLRSHEMKKHVQFKHPTTLEAAITLAIEFESFENEQALTIKKPKAYVDSIEQAPVLGVKHEANNMQDLAQLLLDGLKDIKEEFQKANRGRNSSGFNRQGRGRGNDRNRGNRPMNGTCFNCGESGHYARECPNPRRIENRQEATEQKN; encoded by the coding sequence ATGTCCCAGGGTAGGGGTGCTATTTGGCATTCTCACAGGAGAGTTCCCTTACAAGGTTTCGGGGAAAACTGTAACTTAAACCCCTTTGCTGAAACATTTGAGGTTAGGGACAACAGTTATCAAGCACTAGGAATAGGGGCCAGGCCTAAGTTGAGTAACCCTCTGTCAAATGAAGGTAATTTTAGAGAAATACCTACAAAGTCAGTTAATTTTGAGGCTGTGGAACATGGCAATCGGGGTACATTTGATAATGACCTACATATGCAGGATGTCTTTGGTGTAGTTGACACCCCGTTACAAGGACAGGAATCGGTAGGGTTTGAGTGGGGTCCTATCATGCCGAGCGCTATCCAGACTAGTACACCAAAGGTTGTAGATAACCCGATAGGAAATGGCAATACCGGAAAGGTAGATGAATTTCATAAACTTCCGGATAGGCTTCCgtcagtaggaaatgtaacgcAGCCATTCTCTCGACAGAGGAAACAAAAAGACCCTCAGACCTATGATGGGTCGACAGACTTCAATGATTACATCATACATTTTGAGCAGGTTTCTAACTGGAACCATTGGGGTAACTATGAGAAAGCCCAGCAGCTAGCCATGAGTCTTAGAGGGGCGGCACAGAAAATTCTAGCTGACCTGACCATGTCCCAGTTAGGCAATTACGCGCAAATTAAGGATATTTTAGCGGAAAGGTTCGCGCCTCCCGGGAGAGAAAATGCCTATAGGTGTCAGCTGAAAAACAGATCTTACAAAGAGAAAGAAAGCATAAACTCATATGGATTAGAATTGAGACGGCTTGCTGCGCTGTCATTTCCGGATATGTCTCCGAAGGCTCGCGAAGTAAACATCATAGATCAGTTCATCCATGGGCTTCGAAGCCACGAAATGAAAAAGCATGTTCAGTTCAAACATCCAACTACTCTTGAGGCAGCTATAACGCTGGCTATTGAATTCGAGTCTTTTGAAAACGAACAGGCTTTGACCATCAAAAAGCCAAAAGCGTACGTTGACTCGATTGAACAAGCACCGGTTTTAGGTGTAAAACACGAGGCAAATAACATGCAAGATTTAGCTCAGTTGCTTTTGGACGGATTAAAGGACATCAAGGAAGAATTTCAGAAAGCAAATAGAGGCAGAAATTCCTCTGGCTTTAACCGACAAGGTCGTGGCCGTGGAAATGATAGGAATCGCGGGAACAGGCCTATGAATGGGACTTGTTTCAACTGTGGTGAGTCGGGACATTATGCGAGGGAGTGTCCAAATCCGAGACGGATAGAAAATAGACAAGAAGCGACCGAACAAAAAAACTAG
- the LOC117340506 gene encoding uncharacterized protein LOC117340506: protein MTPLWMMPVNDASVDGAPVNDAPVDDAPVNDAPVDDAPVNDTSVDGAPVNDAPVDDAPVDGAPVDGAPENDTPMDGAPLNDSPVDGVLVDGALLAVNTQIGDDSYDDAHDLSGLSIDTDVIMEEMNKSTSDFNISLDGMLSAIITENMPPHQCQTRP from the exons ATGACGCCCCTGTGGATGATGCCCGTGAATGATGCCTCTGTGGATGGTGCCCCTGTGAATGACGCCCCTGTGGATGATGCCCCTGTGAATGACGCCCCTGTGGATGATGCCCCTGTGAATGATACCTCTGTGGATGGTGCCCCTGTGAATGACGCCCCTGTGGATGATGCCCCTGTGGATGGTGCTCCTGTGGATGGTGCTCCTGAAAATGACACCCCTATGGATGGTGCTCCTCTGAATGACTCCCCCGTAGATGGTGTCCTTGTGGATGGTGCTCTTTTAGCTG TGAACACACAAATTGGAGATGATTCATATGATGATGCCCATGATCTGAGTGGACTTAGTATAG ACACAGATGTCATAATGGAGGAGATGAATAAATCAACCTCAGACTTCAATATCAGCTTGG ACGGAATGCTAAGTGCCATCATAACAGAGAACATGCCCCCCCACCAATGCCAAACCAGACCCTGA